The Pseudomonadota bacterium sequence GTAGCCAGGTCGCTCGCGTTCGTGGTAGACGATCGCGTCGACGAGCTCTGCTCGCGCAGCTGGATGAAACCGCACGGTGGCCATCAGCCGTCGAGGGCGTCACGAATGTGCTGCTTGACCTCGGACCAAGGCTCCGTCTTCACGTCGCCGCGACGAACCTCGTCGATGCGCTCGAGAACTGTGGCACGCCACGCCTCTTCGACGCCCTCGGTCGACTCGCTGGACACGCTCTCCATCAGGGCGCGAGCAAGACGACGCCGGTCTTCTTCCGGAAGCGCAAGGGCGTCTTCTAGGAGCTTCTTTGCAGCTGCGGTCACGGGGTACATTGTAGGCGGGTCATGGTCTGCCCGCCAGCTCTCCGAAGCGGCGGCAGAGACCCGAAGCGAGTCGGCTACCGCCGGCGCCCGGATCCGGGCACGTCCGCCGGGCCCGAGCACGAGGCCCCCCGCCCGGGCCCCTTGCACTTGCTGGGTTCGCCAAGGGTATCGATTTAGATACCGAAGGCGCCGGCCTAAGCGGTTGGACAGCCAAACCCAGGCCTACCGTTTTCGCAGCAATATTGCATAAATAGCACATGGAGCCATGGAGCCGTGCGGCGCTGTAGGCCGTTGGCCGTGCCGCACGACTGCAAACCGCCCCCCGCCGTGGTTGCCGGGACCCGAATTCGACCCTCCAGTCCCGAGTAGCTGGAGCCCACAGCAGCCTGACCCGGCGCGCGGTGCTATCAAGACTCGCCGGGACCTGCCCCTTCGGTGTGCAACCTCGCGGGAGGAAGATGCTGCCATGACGAATCGTGTTCACTGCCCACCAACCTTCCTGGCGGTCGCGTCCGTCGTTGCGTGGCTTGCAGGCTGCGATGGCACCAACCGAGCGCCCGGGAGTCCTGTCGCAGGTCAACCGGTTGCCGGTGGGGGCCAGGTGCCGACGGCGGGCACGGGTACCCAGCCGCCGACCCCGCCTGGATGCAGCAGCAATGGCGACTGCACGGCCGGTATGATCTGTCACGGCCAGCGTAAGCTGTGTGAGCAGCCTTGTGCGGGTGCGCCCTGTCTCAACCAGGCGGCGGTTTGCGGCCAGGATGGCGTGACCTACCAGTGTCAAGAGGAAGCATGGTGCCGCGGCACGGTCGTGATGCACCCGGGAAGCTGTGCGACCGGAGCCGCGGGTATGGGCGCCACAGCAGGTGCGGGCAGCGTTTCGGGTATGGGCGGCGTCGCGGGTATGGGCAGCACTGCGGGTATGGGCGGCGCTTCAGGCATGGGCGCGCCAACACCAACGTGCTCCATGGTTTTTCCGCCAAGCAATTGCGTCAAGTTCTGTCCGCACGGCTTTGTTAGAGGGCCGATGGGCTGCATCCTGTGCGAGTGCGCCTCGCTTTGCGCGCAACCATGCGCCCCCGGACAAATATGCAACCCGGGCACGCACCAATGCCAGCTGCCTTGCGGCACCGTGCCTTGCCCTCAACCCGATATGGTGTGTGGACGCGACGGCAAGACCTATTGGTGCGGTCGCACGCATGCCGAGTGCAATGGGGTGATCGTGAGCCACGGCGGCGAGTGCCCCGGCGACCCTGCCCCCAGTTGCTTCGACGGGCAGGTGAACGGCTTCGAGACGAGCAAGGATTGCGGCGGACCGTGGTGCGAGGTCTGCGATCACGGTCAGGGCTGCAAGGCCCCCACAGATTGTCGCAGTGGACTGTGCGCGGGTGCCCTGTGTCAGGCCCCGGCGCACTGCAGCGATGGAGTCCTGAGCCCGGGCGAATTGCTACCCGACTGCGGCGGGCCCTGCCTTGCCTGCCTTGGCGGCAGCTTCGTGGACGGCTTCGACGCGCCGACCGCCAGCGGCTGGAGCACCTGGGACGGCACGTGGACCGTCACACC is a genomic window containing:
- a CDS encoding addiction module protein — translated: MTAAAKKLLEDALALPEEDRRRLARALMESVSSESTEGVEEAWRATVLERIDEVRRGDVKTEPWSEVKQHIRDALDG
- a CDS encoding DUF1080 domain-containing protein: MTNRVHCPPTFLAVASVVAWLAGCDGTNRAPGSPVAGQPVAGGGQVPTAGTGTQPPTPPGCSSNGDCTAGMICHGQRKLCEQPCAGAPCLNQAAVCGQDGVTYQCQEEAWCRGTVVMHPGSCATGAAGMGATAGAGSVSGMGGVAGMGSTAGMGGASGMGAPTPTCSMVFPPSNCVKFCPHGFVRGPMGCILCECASLCAQPCAPGQICNPGTHQCQLPCGTVPCPQPDMVCGRDGKTYWCGRTHAECNGVIVSHGGECPGDPAPSCFDGQVNGFETSKDCGGPWCEVCDHGQGCKAPTDCRSGLCAGALCQAPAHCSDGVLSPGELLPDCGGPCLACLGGSFVDGFDAPTASGWSTWDGTWTVTPTGQYSVDNGPARKSLVADRKFADFTLQATVTITVGGVAGVLYRVSRPGPGQNNLSGYFFFLNLGNQIAALGRHNRGWTDVASAPAIVVAGQPHRLRAVVTGARHQLYVDDVLVLDQVDATFPEPGLIGVRADRAAAFWDDVSVR